TAGGCCGTTGTAGAGTTAAAAGTGAATGATGGATCTACATCTAGAAATGTACAAATATCAGCCAACGTCTTGTCTCTATTGAATAGCAGATCTTCATGTAAGAATACTTTGATTTGTTTTGAGTCAAAGGCCTCATAAAACCGTTTGAGGTGTTGATAATAAAAACCTTCGTTGATTAAATCTGCTCTTTGCCACCAAATTGATGATTTGTCCAACACATCTTCATCAAAATTTCCTTCTGGCGCTTTATCAACTCTAAGGAGATGCATATACCTTGAATATATTCTTTCTGCGGGTTGTCGGATTACAGCAATCAATTTGGTGTCAGGAAGATGATTTTTAATGTTTGCAAGTGATTCAGACATACAAAGATAAGTGTTGGAAATCTCACCTATCACCTGATCATTTGCTGCATCTTTGAATAATTGAAGGTAAGAATCCCAATCAGTAATTGAGTTGTTAAAGTGATCTATGGTTTCTTGGTCGTTAAAATCCTCAGCATGGTGCTTTTCATATGCAAAAAAGTTCGGTTCTTTTATTGCAGGTAGATAAATATCAGGGTGTTGATTAAGATAAGCTTCTAATGCAGTAGTTCCAGATTTCCCTGCTCCAATGATAAGAAAATGAGGTAGTTTAGAAGATTGATTATTTAATGTCATAACTATAGGATTTTTGATACCGCTAATTTGATATTTTGTTTACTTTGCCGAAAGAAATAAACCAAATACTAACCATTGAAAGTATTAAAATTAATTCGTATCAAGCATTGGGTGAAGAATTCTTTTCTTTTCATCCCACTATTTTTCTCAGGTCAACTTACAGACTACAACCTTTATCCCAATCTATTACTGGGCTTTTTGGCTTTTAGCCTGATCGCTAGTGCAATTTATGTAATCAATGATTTGAAGGATGTAGAGGCGGATAGATTACATCCAAAGAAGAAGGAACGACCAATTGCTTCAGGGGATATTTCTATCTCTGCAGCGATAATGATTTTTGGGCTACTAGTACTGAGTGGAGGCACAATAGCCTATTTAGTAGAGTTGAAATTTGCCTTTGTCTTGTTGATATATTTTTTAATGAACTTGGCTTATACCCTAAAATTGAAAGAGATATCGATCATTGATATTGTTATAGTAGCAATTGGGTTTGTGCTCAGAATTAAGGCTGGTGGGATTATCTCAGATGTACCACTTTCTCAATGGATCATCGTCATGGTGTTTTTATTGGCGGTATTGATGGCTGTAGCTAAAAGAAGGGACGATCTCATCATCAAACAAGAGTCTGGGCAAGATATGAGAAAAGTAGCCAAAACCTATTCTCTAGAATTTCTTAATGTTGCGTTATCTCTGGTAGCTGGAGTTATTTTTGTCAGCTATCTTATGTACTGCATGTCTCCAGAAGTGATCGAGAGAATGGGGACCTATCGTTTATTCTATACAGCACTTTTTGTATTAGTAGGGATCCTGCGCTATTTGCAACTGGGATTAGTAGAGAATGACACTGGATCACCTACTCAAGTACTCTATAAAGACCGCTTTATTCAGATGGCCATATTGGGTTGGGTTGTTAGTTTTTACCTTTTGATCTACTTTAAGGATTTAACTATTTTTTCCTGACGTAAACCTCAATATCTGCATTGGTAGGAGTCCTTGGAGCAAGGAAACTATCCTTCAATTGGTAGTACTCCTTCAATGCTTCTCTTACTTCATCTGGATAGAAATTGTTTAGTGTAGGTATGTATTCGAAAAGTACCATTTCATATTTCCCGTCTTTTATTTCCTGAACATATTCATCTACTTGGGGTTGGAATATTCCTACCCCTTTGTGGTACCAGAGAGGTTTCCCTTTTTCTAATTCAAAGCCTATCTCATATGCAAGAGGAGTTAGCTCGGTCATGTTAAGTACGGATGGAGAATTCTTTTTAATTTCTGACATCTGCATCACACGTTCTATTCCCTTAACAGTGGATTCTGGCATGTAAATTCCGCGGAAAGCTCGAAGGTCTGAGAAAATCCACTCTGAGCGCTTTACAGTATTGCTTTCCTCTTTGATCATGAAGCTGTTTCGCGAAATCTCTTCGTAATCTACAGAACTAGATTCAGGCAAGGCTCTTTTTGCGATTCTGATGATATATTTTGAATACGTGCCAGACCACCAAATCATGACCAAGACTAAGATTGGAGCTAAGTTCTTGATTTGACTAAAGTTAAACTTGTTTTGCAATTGACTTAATAAGAAGGCAAAAGCAAAGCTGTGAAAGAAAATATTGTTGTTTGGCGGGGTATAACTCGTCACCTGAAATAATAGTGCTTCCACCAAAATACCCAATGCGAATAAGAAAAAAGTGAAGTCTGGCTTATTGTTTAAATAGGCCCTCAGATGTTGAGCCTTTACCATGAAAACTGCCAGAATAGCAGCCAGATAAAACTTTTCCCACATTGACTCAGTTAAAATGACTTCAATAAAATCTATGAGTCGAATTCTTGAGTTATGAGGCTCCTGTCCCAGATTAAACCAATATCCAATACCGTGTGCTACAAATGGTAAAAAGAATACAGCTATCCAAAGGCCATATAGCCCTAGGAACAAGGCTATATCCTTCCAGTTTTTGTCCAGAATGGCGTGGTAGGAGAAAAGAAAAAACGCTATTAAAAAGGCTAAGGCACCACCATCCTGCTTAGTAAAGAATGACAAAAACAAGAAAAGCGAACCTAAAATGATATTCATTAGGTTGTTCTTCAAGTTTTTCTTTCTCAGTAAAAATTTGAGAAGGAAAGAAAACCCCAATACTTCATAAACAATAACAGAGTGGTTATACCAAGGCCAAAAGTTGAAGAATGAATAAGAAAGGCAATAGACAAAAACAGATAGCACTCTAATGCCTGGATTGACTTTAAAACTTTTTAGAATAGAGTAAAATGCGAGTCCAGAAACTATATTAATGAATGCTTGAGCTTTGACTAGACTTAGAAAATAAGGTCCGAATATTTTAAAGAAAAGGGCGGGAATTATCCAATATCCGAACCCCATGGGGAGTCCAAAATCTTTGTAGGGAATATGACCCTCTGATAATCTATAAGCTCCTTCCCATGAAAGGAAAATATTGACCCTATAAGGAAAGGTGGTAAACAAGGGTACAATTGCGAAAATAATTATCATAGAAAGCGAAAGAATTCTAACCTGTTTTTCGCTAAGTTCTATTGTGGCCAATTCTTTTAATCGGCTCATCCAAGAAGTAGTATTAGTCATTAGAAGAAGGTTGTTTTGAATTGCATAGTTAAGAAAATATATTCTTTGCTAAATATCATTTCGATAAAAATTGATAAGTGTTAATAAAACTTATTATTTAGAGGTTGGATTGGAGCATGTTCTGATTGAGCAGATCAGATGCCTTAAACCTAGTTTTCAATCAGCATAAAATATTAGAACTAAAACAAATGATGAATACTGTATTGTTAATTGGAGCCACTAGTGATGTGGCTAAGGCAGCAGCTCGTAGATATGCCAAAGTTGGAACTAATCTGATTCTTACCTCCAGGCGAATTGTAGAGCTAGAGAATTTTGCTGCAGATTTACAAATTCGATATGATGTAAAGGTTAAGTTACTTTCATTGGATTTGAGTGAGTTTGATTCTCATGAACAATTCATGAAGGACCTTGGCTCAGTACCGGCTACATCTGTGGTATTCGCTGGATATCTGGGAGATCAAATAGAGGCTCAAAATCATTGGGGGGAATGTCAAAATATTATTAACAGCAATTACACTGGGGTTATTTCAATTTGTAACCAATTGGCTAATCAGTTGGAAGAAAAGGGGAGTGGTGTGTTGGCTGTATTTAGCTCGGTGGCAGGAGATAGAGGCAGAAAGAGCAATTATTTATATGGAAGCGCTAAAGCTGGTTTAACTGCCTATTTATCTGGATTAAGAAATCGTTTTGGAAAAACAGGAATTCATGTTATGACGGTAAAGCCGGGTTTTATGGATACTAAAATGACGGCTGATCTTGATTTGCCAGCTTTATTGACTGCCTCTCCAGATTACGTTGCTGAAACTATCATTAAGGCCATTAAAAAGAAAAAAAATACAGTCTATGTCAAATGGGTTTGGAGATACGTCATGTTGATCATACGAAATATCCCCGAACCCATTTTTAAAAAACTAAACCTTTAATCATCGTTTGATGATTTGTCTGACATAAACTTCAGAAATAGAGTTGATATGTAGGATGTAGGTTCCAGAACCGACATCTGACATATCCAAATCTATATCCTTGCCACTTTTTATAGCTTCATAAATCGTTTTACCAGCTAGATCATATAATTTGATCTTAGCCCAATCTACATTTTGCTTCATGTCTATTTTTAGATATTCTGCAAAAGGTACAGGATATATCTGGATATCAGACTCATCAATTAGATTGGTTATTTGGCTTTGGTTTGTTCTTGCTCCATTATCTGATGGGGCATATTCTATTACTACCAAAGCATTCAAATAGGCCCATTGAGGAAGCTCTTGAAACTGTATTTCTATGGATCCATTGATAGGAGTAACCTTTTCGAAAATAACAATTTCCGAATTGTTATTTACACTTTCTACATCCTGTGTTTCATTGTTGTTGATAGTAAATCTAGTGATTCTGCTACCAGTACCAGATCTCCCAGCCAACAAATGGATCGTATACTCATGATCATTATCTAAATTAGATAATTCAACAATTCCAGTTCCACTTGAATAGGCAGCGTATTGTATTACTTGATTTGGATAAATACCTCCATTGAGACTTGAACCATTGCTAGCCACGTTGTTAATGATAGAGCCATTCCCATTATAGGCTATGAAAGTCATACTTGTAGTATTACCGGCCGTGTCTAATAAGTTATTGAAAGCCCTTGATCCGCTGATGCCTGAAAGGTTTGCGTTATTCCAATTAGGCACACTCAAACTGTTCGAATTACTCATGTTAATCTGAACTTTCGATAATACGATTGGTCCAGATGTAGAGGTGTTTGTGTAGCTTATTACTTCAGAAGGATTAGATTTATTAGATGCCGAATCAACAGCAATAACATAAAAGTAACTGGTGTCAAATGGAATGTTGTTAATTGAATAATTAGTTTCATAAAGTGTATGTATCAAAGAATAATCTAAATTATTTGTGCTTTGATAAATCCAATATTCATAAACGTCATCGCTAATTGAGTTATTCCATGATAAATCGATATTACCTTGACCTGATTCTGTGAGACTAAAGTTAGTAATCGCTTCAGGAGCCGTAATGTCAGGAATTTGAATAATTATTTCTTCTGAAAGATCAGATTCAATCCCAATCTCATTGATGCTGGATACCCTATATTGATATGTGTTTTTTTCAAATAGTCCAATGTCGGTAAAGCTAGGTGTGTCAACTGTAGTGTAGGGTGTTGAATAATCGGGGAACTTGTACACATTAAAAGAGCTAGCCTCAGAAGTCCATTCGAAACTTAATGTAGACCCAGTGATTTCGGTAACAATCAGATTAGTAACAGAATCAACTGGTATTATGAATTCTTCAGATGGTTTTCTTTCAATAATGATACCATTGATAAACCCTGCCCCATACCAGGGGGCTTTGAACTCAATTTCAATTATATTATTAGCATCTGGTATTAGTCCATTGATTTCTATTACTTCTGAGCCATTGTTGTTTCCACTATTTACTCCTTCGATTTGATCTTGACACCAAGCACCAGTTCGTCTATTATCTTGGAAAGTCGAAACACTACTTAATATTTGAATATTATAGGTCGCATGGGGAATCAGGTTTTTTAAACTTAATACCGGAGGTGTTAAATTTGAATTTCTAATTTG
This is a stretch of genomic DNA from Reichenbachiella ulvae. It encodes these proteins:
- a CDS encoding sulfotransferase family protein encodes the protein MTLNNQSSKLPHFLIIGAGKSGTTALEAYLNQHPDIYLPAIKEPNFFAYEKHHAEDFNDQETIDHFNNSITDWDSYLQLFKDAANDQVIGEISNTYLCMSESLANIKNHLPDTKLIAVIRQPAERIYSRYMHLLRVDKAPEGNFDEDVLDKSSIWWQRADLINEGFYYQHLKRFYEAFDSKQIKVFLHEDLLFNRDKTLADICTFLDVDPSFTFNSTTAYNKSGVVKNQFFNKLVGNKSVLIKGLKGISPAVYSKIKGNRVLKDTIERLRNKNIKKKKMSGEVKKQITNIYKEDIKNLEGLIERDLSSWLN
- a CDS encoding decaprenyl-phosphate phosphoribosyltransferase encodes the protein MKVLKLIRIKHWVKNSFLFIPLFFSGQLTDYNLYPNLLLGFLAFSLIASAIYVINDLKDVEADRLHPKKKERPIASGDISISAAIMIFGLLVLSGGTIAYLVELKFAFVLLIYFLMNLAYTLKLKEISIIDIVIVAIGFVLRIKAGGIISDVPLSQWIIVMVFLLAVLMAVAKRRDDLIIKQESGQDMRKVAKTYSLEFLNVALSLVAGVIFVSYLMYCMSPEVIERMGTYRLFYTALFVLVGILRYLQLGLVENDTGSPTQVLYKDRFIQMAILGWVVSFYLLIYFKDLTIFS
- a CDS encoding SDR family oxidoreductase, with the translated sequence MMNTVLLIGATSDVAKAAARRYAKVGTNLILTSRRIVELENFAADLQIRYDVKVKLLSLDLSEFDSHEQFMKDLGSVPATSVVFAGYLGDQIEAQNHWGECQNIINSNYTGVISICNQLANQLEEKGSGVLAVFSSVAGDRGRKSNYLYGSAKAGLTAYLSGLRNRFGKTGIHVMTVKPGFMDTKMTADLDLPALLTASPDYVAETIIKAIKKKKNTVYVKWVWRYVMLIIRNIPEPIFKKLNL